From Ureaplasma urealyticum serovar 8 str. ATCC 27618:
CTTGATCAATTTTATTTTTAATAACATTATGAACTAAATGTTTGAAATAACAAATTAGTTTTGCATCTAATTTAAAATGTGCTAATAATTTTTTTAAAGTAGCTTTAGTAACATAATTAGTTAAAGGTTTACTAAAACGCATTGCTGCTGTTGTATTAATTTTTAAACGACGTGCAGTGTTTGCAATTAATAAGGGATTAAAATTAGCGCATTCAATATAAGCAGTTGTTGTATTATTATCAATTTTAGAATCATTTGAACCAATAATACCAGCTAATGCTAAAATCTTTTGATCATCTACAATAATTAGATCACCTTTTTTAATTGCATACTCTTTTTGATCTAAACCTAATAAAATACTATCTTCTTCAGCGTTTTTAACAATAATTTGACCACTAATCTTATGTGCATCAAAAGCATGAAGAGGATTAGCAGTTAGTAGTGTTAAAAAATTCATGTTATCAGCGAAATTATTAACAATTTTGATTTGGTTATTAACTAATACACTTTTAGTATTTCATTTTAAAGTATAGTTTTGAATATTTTTAACTTCAATCATTCCATATGAATTAACATCATCAGATAAAATTCTTACATTAACGATCTCTTTATGTGAGCGATGGTTAATTGTCGCATCAATTACATATTCTAAATCAAAATAAGCACATAGTTCTTTAGCCATTCAAAAATAACCATTTAAATCATTTCGATTTGAGGGAATTGATAAATCTAAAATAACATCATCTAAATTAAAAATTTGATTTGGTGTTTTATAATGATCATAACTATCATGTAAAACTAAGATTCCATCCAAATCGGTTTGTCCTAAAAAATGAGCAACTTCAGGATTAATTTCACTATAAGCACACAACATTCCATTTGAAACATACCCTCTTAGTTCACGTGGTGTAATTTTTAAACCATTAGCTAATTCAGCATTTATCTTAGCTAAAACAACTCAATTGTTAACATTAAAATTATCTGCACCACAAACAATTTCATAAACTTCTTGATTTGCTTTAACTTTAACTAAATTTAAATGATTAGCATTAGGATGTTTAGTTTTTTCTAATACTTTAGCAAAAACTAAATTAGTACTTGGTTTAATGGTATTAATCGTTTCAACTTCACAACCTAAATCCATTAAAGCTGTACATAATTCATTTAAAGAAATCTTTTTTAGTTTTGGACTAATCTTATGCAATAAATTTAAACTTAAAATCATCTTTTTTTTACTCTTTCATTGAATTTAGGAATTTATTTAATTTGGGCATTAAATTTAAAGTTGTTTGAATATAAATAACGAATATCATCAATTTCATACTTTAACATAGCAATCCGATCAATACCCACACCAAAAGCCATTCCTGTTTTAATATCATTAATATTAGCAGCTTTTAAAACGTTTTCATGTAACATCCCTGTTCCCATGATTTCAATTCATGTGCTTTTTTTACAAACAGCACATCCTTTTAAATCGCATTTAAAACATTGAACATCAACCTCAAACGAAGGTTCAGTAAATGGAAAAAAACTTAAGCGATAGCGTGTTTTTAAATTCTGACCAAATAAATATTTAATTAAACTATCAATTAATCATTTTAAATTAGCAACGGTTAAACCTTCTTTAACTCATACAAAATCAACTTGGTTAAATTGATGACTATGAGTTGCATCATCATCATCTTTTCGATAAACATTACCAAAAGACATAATGCGAATGTCTTTGTGAGGATTGTTTTCTAAAACTTGAGCAGTTGTGGTTGTACAATGAGTACGTAACATTTGTACAGAATTAATAAAAAAAGAATCAGCAGTTGCTCTTGCTGGGTGATTTTCATCAATATTTAAATGATCAAAATTATAAACTGGTGAAACAACTTCTGGGCCACTTACAATCTCAAAGTTTAGTTTTTTAAAAAATTGGGCAATATCATCAATAATGTTATTAATAATGTGATGATGCCCATTTTTAATAAAGGGAGTAAATAAAGTTTTATTTGCTCATTTTTTTAAATCAATTTGATCGCTTTTATTGTTTAATTCCACTAAAGCTTGGTTTGTAATTAATTCAATTTGTTGCTTAAATTCATTAATTAACAAACCCATTTCTTTTTTGTTATCACTTTTTTTTAGTTCATCATATAGTGGTAATAAATGTTGTTTTACAAAAATATTTTTTAGTTCAATCAAATGACGTTCATTACTTGCATTTTGTAAGGTTTGTTTTAAATTTTGAATTAGATTAGCAATATCCATAAATATTTACTCGCTTTCTTTTTTAAGATCTTCTTGTTCTTGTTTATCTGTTTTTTGAACTTTATTATTTTTTTGAAAATTACGGAACCAGTTTTTAACTAGTTTTTTATCTTTTAATTCTGGAATATAAACATTCGAGTATGATCAATAAGCAAAAATATTAATATTAATAATAATGATTAAAAACGAACTTACACCAATAATCGAACCATATTTAAACATTTTAATTTGATTATAAGGTGAATCTAAGCGAAAATCTTTTGTTTTAAAAATTTTAATAATATTTTGTTTTAGTTCATTATAATCATCAATTCGTGCATAATAATCTTCAACATAATATGATAAGCGAACTGCTGATCATATAAGTATTGCTAATAAGATAGCAACAAAGATGTATGAAATAATTGTAATTACTTTAAAACCCTTGATTGTTTTTAAAAAATCATAAAATTTTTTGCTTTTTTTATTATTCATGTTTAGTTCCTAATTTATAATTCAAAAATAATTTTTTCTTATCAAAAACAAAATGTTTATGAGCATTAATTTCATAGCGTTTTTTAATCATATCAGCAATTGTAGGATCAATTTTACGATATAGTAAAAATTGATCAAGATCAGCGTATGTAAAACCAAAAAAACTCTCATCTGTTTGATGTTCATCATCTTCGTTTGAAGGTGTTGGAGCACGATTTAAAATTTTAGTTGGTAAGCTATAGTAAGCACCTAATTCATAAATGTGTTTTTTTAATAAACCAATTAGCATATGATAATCAGCAGCGCTATCACCATGTTTTGTAAAAAAACCTAAAATATATTCATCATAATTTAAATTACTTACAACAACACCTCTATACGCATTTGCCATTGCATATAAGTAGTTAGTGCGAATTTTTGGTTTTAAATTATAAAGAACATAATTATCATTTGTTTTTTTATTAATCAACAAACGATAACTATTATAAATATCAACAAGATTAATTATTTCAATATTAGGATAAACTTTTTTTAGTTCACTAACGCATTCATAATCTAAATTTGAATTGTGAATATCTAAAAAATAAGCATAGATATTTAAAGCATACTCTTTTTTTAAATCATTTAAAATAGCTAGTGTTAATGCACTATCAACACCACCTGAAATTCCTAAAATAATATTATTAGTTTGAGCATCATTTAAAAACTTAATAAAATCATTTTTTAATCATTGTAAATATTTAACTAAATCATTATTCATAGTTTACTTACTCTTCAAATTCTAATGTAATATCATATATTTTAATACTATCACCAGCTATTGCGCCAGCTTGTAATAATTGTTGGTTAAAATTAATACTTTGAAGTTTTTGATTAAACCGAATTAAATTATCTTGAGTTTTTAAAGGAATACGATGAACTCAATATTTTAAATATTCACCAAAAACTTCAAAAACATGATCATCAACTTTGACGATTTTTATCGTTTTATCTAATTCTTTATTTTTAGGAGTATCACTTGCTCATTTTAAAATTTGATCAACTGGTAAATGTTCTTTTAAACGTTGTTCATAAATCTTTTTTTGATCAAAATAGATTTTTATCACATCATCTAACATTGCATCAACATGTAAATTTGTTAATGCTGAAATAACTTTAATATATTGATTATCTTTTAAATGCTCTTTAAGGATTTGTAAATTTTCTAACGCTCCAATTTGATCAATTTTATTAGCAACTAAAACAATTGGTTTATTAACTAAACTTTGTTTGTATTGTTTTAGTTCATTAACAATAGTTTCATAAGCACTAATAATATCAGAGTTATCATTTGGATCTAAAGAAATTAAGTGAATTAATAAAAAACAACGCTCAATGTGTTTTAAAAAATCATGACCTAAACCAACACCAGTATGCGCTCCTTCAATCAAGCCTGGAATGTCAGCAAAAATAATCCGATTTTGATCACGATAAATTGTTCCTAAAACAGGATTTAGTGTTGTAAACATGTAATTAGCAGTTTTAGGTTTAGCATTTGTAAAAGAAGAAATTAAAGTTGATTTTCCAGCATTTGGTAAACCAATAATGCCAATATCAGCAATGGTTTTTAATTCTAGTACAACTTCAATATTTTCGCCCAATTCTCCTAATTCATAAAGATTTGGAGCTTTATTAAAAGCTGATTTAAAATGTGTGTTTCCATGACCACCCAAACCACCTTGAGCAACCAAATATTTTTGTTGGTCAATATTAATATCAGCTAAGATTTCATTTGTAATAGCATCATAAACAACTGTTCCTAATGGCACATTAATAAAAACATCTTCAGCATTCGCACCATGTTGATTTTTAATATCGCCTTTTTCGCCGTGTTTAGCACGAATAATTTTTTTGTATTTTAAAAATTCTAATGAGGTTTCATTATGATTTCCAACAAATCAAATTGAACCACCATTACCACCATTTCCCCCAGCTGGACCACCTTCTGGAACATGGGTCTCACGTCGTCATGAAACAATCCCATCACCACCATTGCCAGCAATTAATACAATCTTACATTTATCAATGAATGCCATGCTTATTTTCCTTCATAATCATCTTCTACTTTATATTTTGTTTTTTCATTTGCTTTATTACGTTTTTTTA
This genomic window contains:
- the pheT gene encoding phenylalanine--tRNA ligase subunit beta encodes the protein MILSLNLLHKISPKLKKISLNELCTALMDLGCEVETINTIKPSTNLVFAKVLEKTKHPNANHLNLVKVKANQEVYEIVCGADNFNVNNWVVLAKINAELANGLKITPRELRGYVSNGMLCAYSEINPEVAHFLGQTDLDGILVLHDSYDHYKTPNQIFNLDDVILDLSIPSNRNDLNGYFWMAKELCAYFDLEYVIDATINHRSHKEIVNVRILSDDVNSYGMIEVKNIQNYTLKWNTKSVLVNNQIKIVNNFADNMNFLTLLTANPLHAFDAHKISGQIIVKNAEEDSILLGLDQKEYAIKKGDLIIVDDQKILALAGIIGSNDSKIDNNTTTAYIECANFNPLLIANTARRLKINTTAAMRFSKPLTNYVTKATLKKLLAHFKLDAKLICYFKHLVHNVIKNKIDQVSDFVGTKINLDTAHTFLKRLGYKINKTNLITPSHRYDVLNEFDVYEDIMKKFSIQQIKPQPINFDILSFKNNIAYDFEKKVSDFLVDQGLFECKTYNLKSQTQAYEFDFFNFQQAYEINNPISNIRSHLKLNNLNSLLEVLEYNQNQKNELENIFEISKINPINSNQQTILSIVLCKPLINAKLNDSIVVNNFVTTKALLHVLLTKLNISYVYDTNHIVNELYENNQLALVNENKQVFGFIGQLKNQIKKTYGLNNDIFVINLNLTSYLNQEQAITKVIKPSVYHDIVRDVSVKLASNVDLNDVMDNIEKIKNIRKVEISDLYVKDDEIIYTFKYYINDYSSNLSSEQIAVIEQEVNNYLKQF
- a CDS encoding phenylalanine--tRNA ligase subunit alpha, which produces MDIANLIQNLKQTLQNASNERHLIELKNIFVKQHLLPLYDELKKSDNKKEMGLLINEFKQQIELITNQALVELNNKSDQIDLKKWANKTLFTPFIKNGHHHIINNIIDDIAQFFKKLNFEIVSGPEVVSPVYNFDHLNIDENHPARATADSFFINSVQMLRTHCTTTTAQVLENNPHKDIRIMSFGNVYRKDDDDATHSHQFNQVDFVWVKEGLTVANLKWLIDSLIKYLFGQNLKTRYRLSFFPFTEPSFEVDVQCFKCDLKGCAVCKKSTWIEIMGTGMLHENVLKAANINDIKTGMAFGVGIDRIAMLKYEIDDIRYLYSNNFKFNAQIK
- the nadE gene encoding NAD(+) synthase, coding for MNNDLVKYLQWLKNDFIKFLNDAQTNNIILGISGGVDSALTLAILNDLKKEYALNIYAYFLDIHNSNLDYECVSELKKVYPNIEIINLVDIYNSYRLLINKKTNDNYVLYNLKPKIRTNYLYAMANAYRGVVVSNLNYDEYILGFFTKHGDSAADYHMLIGLLKKHIYELGAYYSLPTKILNRAPTPSNEDDEHQTDESFFGFTYADLDQFLLYRKIDPTIADMIKKRYEINAHKHFVFDKKKLFLNYKLGTKHE
- the obgE gene encoding GTPase ObgE, yielding MAFIDKCKIVLIAGNGGDGIVSWRRETHVPEGGPAGGNGGNGGSIWFVGNHNETSLEFLKYKKIIRAKHGEKGDIKNQHGANAEDVFINVPLGTVVYDAITNEILADINIDQQKYLVAQGGLGGHGNTHFKSAFNKAPNLYELGELGENIEVVLELKTIADIGIIGLPNAGKSTLISSFTNAKPKTANYMFTTLNPVLGTIYRDQNRIIFADIPGLIEGAHTGVGLGHDFLKHIERCFLLIHLISLDPNDNSDIISAYETIVNELKQYKQSLVNKPIVLVANKIDQIGALENLQILKEHLKDNQYIKVISALTNLHVDAMLDDVIKIYFDQKKIYEQRLKEHLPVDQILKWASDTPKNKELDKTIKIVKVDDHVFEVFGEYLKYWVHRIPLKTQDNLIRFNQKLQSINFNQQLLQAGAIAGDSIKIYDITLEFEE